One Argentina anserina chromosome 6, drPotAnse1.1, whole genome shotgun sequence genomic window, GAGCCATAGATTCTTGATTTCGATTTCTTAGCTGGGTTTAGCACTAATTTGGAGCTCAAAATCGGAGGTTTTAATGACAGAGACAAGCTTGGAGCTGCCGAAGCTTTCCAGCGACTTTCCGACCAATTTCCGGCGATTTGGGTTGCAACATAGGTATGATTGTGTCTCCCTCCTTGTCATCTACATTTTTGATGTTGGATGTGTGTGAATTTGAGGAAGTTTGGATGGAGGAGTCGGTGGTGCACGTGATgccgcctagggcggcgcgtggggggaAGTGGGGCAGCGGAGAGATGGCGTTAGACCGTGCGAGGAAGCAGATGAGAAGATGGGTGACAATGGTGGCCGCAGGCAAGCTCACGCGCGGTCGTTTGGGTGGTGCGTGAGCACCACGCGCAGCTACtgtgggcggcgcgtgagcagTAATTTCGTGAACAATATGTGATTCAGCTGGTATGAATAGTCACATGTGATTTTAcatatcgttttctaagcacgTTGTTATGTTATTAGGTGACcaacgaaacgagtgagagaATCACCATCGATGTCGTTGAAATTGCATGCAGGaaataaagtgagtaaatgtcactatgacaagtctacccttgacggtgactcatatttacgatttcttaaaaagattgaaatgtgacatctatataatatagtgagttatgtatgtgtacaaaaatggtaaatacgatacatatatatgggttgctatattatataatgttacagtttttatttctaaatgTGATTATATTATGgtgactatatttatattgttgtgcagaagtcgcttggttgtagtacaataaacatgtattgatttttatattataCGTGGTtgtaacattgagtcttgttgaaacgttttctggtctttgGACGTTGTTGGTAGTAATCAGAACTAAGTCTTGGCCGGGTGTtggttacgattcagttagcgCTCTAGTCTGTTTGCCAGTGTATTGCATGAatggtaacaaatgggttgcatgggtctcatgagtacccatgttttgagtgatattaggtaacagatgggttgcccagtgtctgtcggcatactgcatgaggggtaacagatgagtaccttggtctcatgagtactcgtgTTTTTAAACGAtattgggtaaacatatgggttgcccaatgtctcatgagtacacatattttatatattattggacaaccagatgggccgtccagtgtctcatgagtacgtttatctttaaatgttatctgtTATTTTTTCTTGTATGTGATGTATATTATAcagttggtttactcatacgagctgaaaagcttaccgggtttgtgtttacaatcccggtgcatcaCTTGGATAGTGTATGAGATAGTTCTACAGCTGGAAATTCGCAGATTCGGAGGGTTTTCTCTGAAGTTTTCcgaagattttttttcttctgtttgtggtgaggattgagtgaattttacatttccgttattttaatattgagGTCTAAACtgattatgtattattcaagttgactgagtcgtactgtgaactcaattttgatacactgtagttgtaagatgatttcattatatttgatattattttaaaGTTATCATGGTTTCAAAATTTTAGAGCTTGGACAAAAGTTGCATGAAGAGTAAAAGTTAGGGTGCAATTGAGGAGGAGCGAGGATCGGAGGAGCCAGAAGCAACCCCCTTCTCCCCTTaagggaaaaaagaagaaaaaagaagaagcaaccGCCAAGTTTGAGGGACCATATAACCCTATAAATTATTGCATTTTAGGGTTACCGTGCATGAAACTTAATTTAAGGCAGTTTTGACTTTACGAAACCTTTTGTGTTCTGGTTATTGATAATCATTTGACAGAGTTTTACGGAGGCAATTGAGTATCAACAGATTAGATGGCCCTGTAGATAAGTTCGAATTGAAGTATATACTGATACGACGTAAGGTGCTCGATCATATACTTAAGTAAATTAATATCATTTtctgttattttttttaaaccaaaattattaattaagtaGAAGAGTTCGTTCCCATATCAAAATGGTAATTGTGTTCGACGTCTAACAGGAGTCTTGCGTTGTGCTATATATTAATCGATATCCTGCAATCTTGCTCATGAACATTTTATAAAGCAAAGACTTCTATGAGTTCTAGCTCATTTCTGCACATATATCATTTTGCTTTTGGCTGCATGCTTTTTCTAGAGCTTCAAGTTCTTCTCCACAATTTTTTGCTCTTCCACCAGAAAAGGCTCAAGTAATCTCTTCTTAAACCAGCACCCGCAGACAAAGGATTGGTTTGAAGAGTGCTCTCGTTTGGCTAGGGTTAGGGTAAGACAGATTTTTATTAAGAAAGATCCTGCAGTTtcttcttaattatatatcGTAAGGTAATTATAGTTTGGACTAGATAATCATATAACCCGTATATATAACTTGACATTAATTATCTACTAATTAATCTTTCAATTTCCATGAAATGCAGATTGAAAAGCCTGGCTTTCTACTACTAAGAGTCTAAGATAATGAAGTCTCCCCCAATATCAAAGCTTTGTTCAAGActcttttgttttgctttcGTTCTGGTACTCCATTTTTGTGTATTTTCGTGATTAGAAATACATGAAGGGACTCGATCGTATTACAAACTAGCTAACAAGCTTATTTTGCAGGTCCTTTCATGTTTGATTACCTCAATATTGTTCAATATGACAAGAACAATTGAGAATCATATTAGGTACTTCTCACATGAAGCAATCAACAAATCAAATTCTAGCATCCACGCTACTGCTAATCTGCTAGGTTCATTAAATCCGTCAACAATAAAACTTGCAAGGGCTCTGAGCTCATCACTAAATGGAACTGAACTAGATTTCGGTACCATCCAAAAGACGGTTAGTACtagattctgatttgttcATTCATCTCACTATGCATTTTTTTGCTTCAAACTAAAATTTCGAATACTTTCTActaatggttttttttttttgcattatATGATTCTAATCAGGTTGCACCAACATTATTTCTGGCACTTTCGACAATTGCACACATCTCACAGGTCACTTATATAGGACTGGATGACCTATTATTCTCACTGTATAACTCTTTATATCCTGAATGGAGTCGATTTGGAATGGGCATTCAATCTACTGTAGTGTTCTCCAATACTACTGGAAATTGGTACACTCAACCAATAAATAGGGACACTGGAATGCCATATGGAGTCCCTGTTAGTATTGATTCAAACTCTATGTTCTCAGTAAATGCTGGTTGGTTCCAACAAGCATTGAACAACCCAAGTGGGTATTCGTGGTTAGGGACCAAATGTGATCGAGCTCAAGATAGATTGTTTTTTAGTAGTGCTGCTGTAGATGGAAGAGGTGTGGTTTCGCTTGGTATGCAAGCACAGGTTGTTGTTAATCATTTCAACGCTGTAGATTTTTATGAAGGTTATTTTCACTTGGCTACTTCAAATGGCCAAGTGATTGTGCAATCGAAACATCCCAATACTCAGTTTCAGATTACCAACAACACGGTTACGGTGCAAGAAGTGAATGGTGTTGTTGTTGATAAATCCAAGAAGGTATAAAAGGACTACTAAGCCAAGATTACATATATAGAGGTTTACTTGGGCTTTTGTTGTTCATAATTATTGTTTCTCTTTGCTTGTTTATATTCTGGATCATAAGAGCTGCAAATAGAGAAATGATCTTATGTGCATGCATCATAAAACAAGAAGGTGCAACTCGCCAAGCAGAGCGCAAAAGTATGAACAAGACTAAAGCCTTCAGTAGGGCTAACCATGATGTACGCGCTTCTTTGGCAGCCATCACTGGTTTGATAGAGCTGTGTTATCAAGATGCCAAACCGGACTCTGAGTTAGCAGCAAATTTGGGACAAATGGATACTTGTACAAAGGACCTCTTAGGTGAGTAGACTTCATTTCACTAGTAAAATTGCATTATTTTGTGAAACTGTTAATGTAGACCTGTAATTTGGTGGATTCTTGTTAAAATATGTAGGGTATAttagtagtttttttttttgatggaATCCACATGATTTTTATAAAACGAAGGCCTGAATAGCCATTAGTAGTTTGGTACCATTGTATGTCAATATATAACATTgtcatatatttatacatgaagtttgattttttttatttttctggaTACAGGCATATTGAACACTGTTCTGGACATAAGTAAAATTGAAGCTGGAAAAGTGGAACTTGAAGTAGAAGAATTCAATCTAGCTCAGCTCCTCGAGGAAGTTGTTAATATGTTCTATCCTACTGCTATAAAGAAAGACGTAGATATATTGCTTGATCCTTGTGACAACTCACTTGccaaaacatgccatgttaaGGGAGATAGGGGAAAACTCAAACAGATCTTATGCAACTTGATTAGTAATGCTGTGAAGTTCACATCCGAAGGTCATATCACAGTTCGGGCCATGGTTGCGAAAACAAGTTATGAAAACTCAATAATTGCTTCTAATCGTAGTAGCATGTTGAAGTGGCCATGGTGGTTTTACAAgggtgaggaagcattcagtgATTATGATGCCCTTCATCGAGCTGAAAAAGACCCTAATTCCACAAAGTTTGTCATTGAGGTGGATGATACAGGTGAGGGAATTCCAAAAGACAAACGagcatttgtttttgaaaaCTTTGTTCAGGTTACGGATAGTGTTACTGGAAAAGAAGGTTCTGGCTTGGGACTTGGCATTGTTGAATCTTTGGTAAGTATCTGTGGAGCTATTGTGTTTCAAATAACTAGATTATTAATGATAGTTCTTTTCTCATTTGTTGTTGAAGTCTCCTAAGTTTGATATGACTTTGAATATTCATCACTTATTAACGGACAATCAAATTTTGTAGGTGCGTCTAATGGGTGGGGAAATAAAAATTCTTGATAAAGAAGCTGGTGAGAGGGGAAGTTGCTTCAGCTTTGATGTTTCTCTGCAGACATACAAACCGGATTTTGGTGATTTGGATGAGGAGGAATGGCCTCTTCAACCTTTTGGAACACCGCTTTTGCCACCGTCACCTAAACCAGAAGGATCTCGTGTTGTGCTCTTTATAAAAGGCAATGAACGAAGAAAGATGTTGGTGAAGTACATCAGGAGCTTGAACATAAAAGTTACAACAGCAAAGCATGTTAAACAACTTGTTCCGACACTTGGGAAGATCAAATGCAAGTTAGACCTCTCCTACTTCAGATATTCAGACACCCCATCAGAGTTTCTTGAACAGATGAACACCTCTCCATCCAATAACTCTGATTCAAGACCAAGTGCCGAGTCTCAAAGAAGTATCAAGGAAATTGAAGATGATAAAAAGTCCAGCTCGAGAACTGCGTTTGCAGGCATTGTCCTAATAGTGGTTGACACAAATGCTGCTGCTTTCACTGAGCTATATGACATTGTAGCTAAGTTCAGGAAAGGTATTCATAGCTCTAGATGCAAGGTTGTGTGGTTAGACAGTTCAATCATGCGAAACACAGTGCAGCTAGATGAGCATAATCTTGCCCCTCCAAATGATTACATCATATACAAACCGTTTCATGGATCACGCTTGTACAAAGTGCTTGGACTAATTCCTGAATTCAAGGGGTGTAACTTACCAATGCTCGTAACAAGGAAAGCAGACACTCAAGAAGCGGAACGTGACAAGTCGGTAGAACCAGTTGAGATAGTAATAGATAAAGGTGACGCGAAAAAAAGAGACTGGAGTCAGAATGTGTTGTATGGAAAGAAAGTCTTGGTTGTGGATGATAATCCTACATTGCGCTTGTTTTCGAGTCAAACTTTTCGCAGACTTGGAGCCATTGTTGAAGTTTGCCAGAATGGGAAGGAGGCAGTTGATCATGTTTGCAAAGCTCTACATGATCtcttggaggaggaggaggacagCAAGTCTAGAGCCGTTCCTTATGACTATATTTTCATGGATTGCCAGGTAACATGATTGAAACATCTCTTGTAGGATCtatttttcttcatgtttgttatgtttttcttatcaTCGTGTTATGCAGATGCCGGTAATCGACGGATATGAAGCAACAAGACTGATAAGGATGGAGGAAAAGAAGTACAACATTCATATTCCGATAATAGCATTAACAGCATGTGCAATGACTGAGGAAGTGCGCAAGATGTATGAAGCCGGAATGGATTACCATTTGATTAAACCTATGACAATCGAGAATTTGATCAAAGTTATTCGGGTGATTGACAACAAGTGAGGAATGTAGTCCGGAGTTTTGTCATTTTTTGTGTGCAGACTATAACTGAGTAAATGTTCTCCCATTTGAGGGAGATATCATCTCTTTGCATGAGTTTGTAACATTTTCCAATCCGACCTAGTAGTTTTTTTCCATTCAACTTACAATCTGGGTTGTCGTGTAATTTTTTCAGCAGCACTTTTCTTTCACACAAGTCCGTATCTGGGTGAAAATGGGTAAGTGTAGCCGTGTAGGTGTTAGTTCAAGGTAAAAATGAATGGTAGACAAGTGCAGGTTGATCAATATGACCACAGATAACTCATTGGTCACACGAAATGCCCTCCACACAGAGAGCTGCTTCCAAATTTTATAGTAAAAAGACTATTCCGTTGGTTTATCAGAAAATTCTCTATCTTTCAAGTCTATTCTCATTTGTGTGCAAAACTCGGCGGACCCAAAAAGTGGGGATAGTGAAATGTGTCGAGTGGGACCCATCGCTGGATTGTCCTACCATGAGCAGGAAAACCATATCGAAACAAAGGAAACAGTTAAACTATTTTTTCGTTCCTGAATTTTTGATTATGAAAACCACATCACAAAAGCTCATAATTTGTTCTCATGGCTCGAACATCCCAGCTAAATGTGAAGGATCTTTTAAGACATCAGATCTAATAAGCAGTTCAGCATTCTCTCTTCCTACAGCTAACAATTAAGcagcaaagaaaaaaatcgGTAGCTCGGCCCAAGCTTATCTCTAATACTCTGCCTTGATAGTTCCCTACAGTTCATCCTGGAAAAGCAGAGCACAAAACAATTTGGTCAGCAAATGTACTAGTTAATGCAGCTGAGTTATCTAGCAACAACGCAAAAGAAAGTCAGCAAAGCTTACATGTTTAGCAGCCTCTTCAACGGCCTCTTCAGCCTCTTCTAGTTTGGACTCGGCATCAGAGTCCTCTCCGGCATCTTCTgtatcatcatcctcatcctcaGCCTGCAAAACACACATGGATGGCAAAGTTAGGACCGCAAAAGAATAAAACAAAGATGTTTCACGTACTAATTAATAGGCTTACATCAGAATCAGCTGGATCGTCCTTTGTTTCCTCGGCCTCTTTCTTCTCTGCCTCTTCAAATGCTGCTTTCTCAGCCTGAGGAAATCATTTGGATTTCGATAAGAAATCTAAAAGCACAATCAGAAAACAGTAGACAGTGGTATCTAACATAAAACATACATCTTTGTTTTTTCCCCATGTGTTTTCAGCGAGCTGCTTGGCATGCTCTGGCTCATCAGTGATCACGATATTGTCAAACAGAGTTCCAGATTTCACCTGACACAGTACACATAATGataatcagaaaataaatatcatgAGAATACAAACAGCAAGTCacaaagtaagaaacaaatttaCCTGCCACAATTCAATTCCAACGTATTTCAAGTTGGGGAAAACATATACGTCAGGGTCATCAGTGAATTTCGGGTTGTCAATCATTGGTGCCTTCCACTTTCCCTTGTAGTTGGGGTTCTTAATTTTCTGCACGGAAGGGCAGCAACATCATGAAAAACTGTTCCAAATATTATATTGCAAgccaacaataaaaaaaatcataatttaaCATACCTTTGGCTTCCATTCACCCTTGTATTCAGGGTTGGGAATGGTTGGGGCTGTCCATTCAccatcttcctcatcatccCAATCTTCAGGCTGAAATAACAACCCATGCCCGTGAGCAACAAAAATAGTCTGCAATATCAATGCAATAATTCAAAAACCAAAAGTGGACTCGTTACCTTCTTGGCTTCGGGGTCTGAGATTTCCTTGGGGATGTCATCATATCCCTACAATATGGATAATAAGAGTCAGTTAAAGCTGTTACATTCAGCAGCCCCTATCAGCCATAAAAACCAGTGAACTTATTAAACAGGGAGACTACCTCTGGCTTCTTGTCTTCAGGGTCTGGGATGAATTCCTTGTCCTCCCAATCTTCAGGCTGCAACAACAGATTTTCAATATTCATTTCACGACCTTCCAGTAATGATAACTTgttgataaaaaataaaataaaaataaaaaaataaaaaaattgggaTTTACCTTCTTGGCTTCAGGATCCTTGATTTTCTTTGGCGGAAGAAGATCCCAATCACTGTATAAGCTACCAGTTTGCTTCTCGACATTGTCGATAAGGATGCTGTAGGTAGCATCTGGGCGGATGATAAAGGTGTAAACATGAGTGAGCTGGTCAGTCTCACAAGGTACGTCCTTCTTGATCAAGTTATTTGTTCCGTTGTAGTGGAGAATTGCATGAACTTTCTTGGTGCTGTATCCACAGATATCTGGTCCAAACATGATGCTGCAGAACAAAAACAATTCATACAAAATCAGCAACACGAATGACGAAGATTATAGAAGTTACATAAACAAAATGAGCAGACACTAGAACCAAAAGGGAGGTCACAAACCTGTATGGGGTATCACCACCAAAGCTCTTCTGATCTACATCACCACTGAGCAATTTGATGTAGCCACCACCACAGTCAAGTTTCTGTTCATGCTTCACAGAAAACTGGAATACTAGAGTTTTATCCTTGTTGCTGAATTCAGGGAACTCAGCTGATATGGCATAGAACCGGTAGTCCTCACTGGTTTGGATACCTACAAGAAGAATCAAAATCAGTAAATACGGACATCAGGACACCATTGCATTTGTTTCAAACACAACCAAAGAAATTCATAGACATTACTATGGGTTTAAAAGAATACCTTTGTCATCAGCGTCACCATTCCATTTACCAGAGGTGAAATTCCATTCCCCAGCTAGGTTCTCGTCTTTCTTCCAGTCAGATTTAACCCAACGACTCTcccatccatcttttagtattTGCGAaatcataaaccaaaaggaaagaaatgcAAAGGTAATATAAATATtactgaaaaagaaagatcatGGAAAACTAGTATTATTACATTTACCACGGAAATGAACTCGCTTTTCAATCAGTTTTATACTTGTTGAAGAACACACCTAGACATTATCCTGTCTCCGTCACATTGACCAAGACATGTCACTTTCCTAATTCAATTACCAAAGCTGAAAATCATTTCACTGTTCATACCTTAATAAAATCTAGCTGCTTTTCGAAAACATTTAATGGCTGATTGACAAGTTCAGCAACAGAAATGAGCATCAActcaatttcattttcaccTACCAAACCTTAAAAGTTCTAACGCATCTCATCGATTCGTTCGTTATGATTTCAATTTAGGTTTCATTTTTAATCCTTAACTTCAAAACTACTGTAATCTCTATCCAGTTCCATTCGTATCGGCAATTACGCAGATCATACACCTTACTTCCTCATGTACAAACACTGCACCACTCTTCCACCATAAACACACACAACTACACTCACACATTCATCATTTCAACTCCGACGATAGCCGAAAACCACAAATCAAGCTCAAAAACTCAAGAATACATCAAATTTCTAACAGATCCATTTCATAACAGTAAATTCAATTCACTCTCACACATTCAAAATCGAATCaaggattaaaaaaaaagcaacCAGATCGAATCGCAGATTCATACACAACACTGATCCTCCATTTATACATCACAACACAAAACCTCATAAACCCTAATCCACTTCAAATGCAAACAAACAGTGATCTACTACAGAGCGAGAatccgagagagagaggtttgAGTATACCTTCGAATTTCTCTTCGAAGAAGACCTTGGCGGAAGCGACggcgaggagagagagaaggatcAAGGACGCCACGCTAGAGTTTCGACCCCTAGACGCCATTGTTTTCACCGaagcaagagagagagagagagctgcaGCTATCAGAATGAGAGAGCCTCAGCAATCGGAGGTCGTTATATAAGTGCCTACTCTATCGGATTTTACTGCCGCGGTTAAAAGGTGAAATTCAGCTCGGGTTAGATTCTGAGTTCGGTGACGTGGACGAATAACTAGTCGCCATATCAGCTCGGCCGGTCATTGGTGTGACATGGCGGTGTCGGATTGGGCAGTTATGAAAATGTAGACTGCAGCAATTGGAGGCGACACGTAGGTGTGAGGCCATTGGAGGTTACGGAAATGCCCCTGTATCTAACCTGACCTAACTCTGTTGGGGTATGGTTGTTACAACCAAAAATACAAGTTGGTTAAAATTGGCatggtaatttggttgatgATATATCCGTTGGTTTTAGAAACTTAATTATCATCATAATGATACTTAATGCAGATTAGGTAGGTTAAGCTAGGATTAATTACCAgattataataaaaaattggTATGCCTTTGTGAACATATTCTAGCTTTCCTTAATTGGACGGTTCTTCATTTTAAAAGGACATTGGCATGTACCAACCAATTGTGCCATACAAATACAAATGTGAAGTCTTAACcctaaaataaattttacgacCATTATTTTTATGTCAACctttttaaatttatgttcaccgttttaaattcatatcatgtgtcttttctcaactcatatttagataataattaagcaattggacacatgacatgattttaaAAAGGTGAGCACAAGAATGGTGGTCAGCAAATTTACTTCCGTCTTAACCCACACTAGACAAGTAATTTGCAAGATTACTTGTCCAGTACGGTTACATTTATGAATTATCAATAATCAAGTGGCGAATTGAGATTATGTGCCAAGT contains:
- the LOC126800960 gene encoding LOW QUALITY PROTEIN: histidine kinase CKI1-like (The sequence of the model RefSeq protein was modified relative to this genomic sequence to represent the inferred CDS: inserted 2 bases in 1 codon; substituted 1 base at 1 genomic stop codon) gives rise to the protein MTRTIENHIRYFSHEAINKSNSSIHATANLLGSLNPSTIKLARALSSSLNGTELDFGTIQKTVAPTLFLALSTIAHISQVTYIGLDDLLFSLYNSLYPEWSRFGMGIQSTVVFSNTTGNWYTQPINRDTGMPYGVPVSIDSNSMFSVNAGWFQQALNNPSGYSWLGTKCDRAQDRLFFSSAAVDGRGVVSLGMQAQVVVNHFNAVDFYEGYFHLATSNGQVIVQSKHPNTQFQITNNTVTVQEVNGLLGLLLFIIIVSLCLFIFWIIRAANREMILCACIIKQEGATRQAERKSMNKTKAFSRANHDVRASLAAITGLIELCYQDAKPDSELAANLGQMDTCTKDLLGILNTVLDISKIEAGKVELEVEEFNLAQLLEEVVNMFYPTAIKKDVDILLDPCDNSLAKTCHVKGDRGKLKQILCNLISNAVKFTSEGHITVRAMVAKTSYENSIIASNRSSMLKWPWWFYKGEEAFSDYDALHRAEKDPNSTKFVIEVDDTGEGIPKDKRAFVFENFVQVTDSVTGKEGSGLGLGIVESLVRLMGGEIKILDKEAGERGSCFSFDVSLQTYKPDFGDLDEEEWPLQPFGTPLLPPSPKPEGSRVVLFIKGNERRKMLVKYIRSLNIKVTTAKHVKQLVPTLGKIKCKLDLSYFRYSDTPSEFLEQMNTSPSNNSDSRPSAESQRSIKEIEDDKKSSSRTAFAGIVLIVVDTNAAAFTELYDIVAKFRKGIHSSRCKVVWLDSSIMRNTVQLDEHNLAPPNDYIIYKPFHGSRLYKVLGLIPEFKGCNLPMLVTRKADTQEAERDKSVEPVEIVIDKGDAKKRDWSQNVLYGKKVLVVDDNPTLRLFSSQTFRRLGAIVEVCQNGKEAVDHVCKALHDLLEEEEDSKSRAVPYDYIFMDCQVTXLKHXSCRIYFSSCLLCFSYHRVMQMPVIDGYEATRLIRMEEKKYNIHIPIIALTACAMTEEVRKMYEAGMDYHLIKPMTIENLIKVIRVIDNK
- the LOC126798410 gene encoding calreticulin isoform X2, whose translation is MASRGRNSSVASLILLSLLAVASAKVFFEEKFEDGWESRWVKSDWKKDENLAGEWNFTSGKWNGDADDKGIQTSEDYRFYAISAEFPEFSNKDKTLVFQFSVKHEQKLDCGGGYIKLLSGDVDQKSFGGDTPYSIMFGPDICGYSTKKVHAILHYNGTNNLIKKDVPCETDQLTHVYTFIIRPDATYSILIDNVEKQTGSLYSDWDLLPPKKIKDPEAKKPEDWDDEEDGEWTAPTIPNPEYKGEWKPKKIKNPNYKGKWKAPMIDNPKFTDDPDVYVFPNLKYVGIELWQVKSGTLFDNIVITDEPEHAKQLAENTWGKNKDAEKAAFEEAEKKEAEETKDDPADSDAEDEDDDTEDAGEDSDAESKLEEAEEAVEEAAKHDEL
- the LOC126798410 gene encoding calreticulin isoform X1; the encoded protein is MASRGRNSSVASLILLSLLAVASAKVFFEEKFEDGWESRWVKSDWKKDENLAGEWNFTSGKWNGDADDKGIQTSEDYRFYAISAEFPEFSNKDKTLVFQFSVKHEQKLDCGGGYIKLLSGDVDQKSFGGDTPYSIMFGPDICGYSTKKVHAILHYNGTNNLIKKDVPCETDQLTHVYTFIIRPDATYSILIDNVEKQTGSLYSDWDLLPPKKIKDPEAKKPEDWEDKEFIPDPEDKKPEGYDDIPKEISDPEAKKPEDWDDEEDGEWTAPTIPNPEYKGEWKPKKIKNPNYKGKWKAPMIDNPKFTDDPDVYVFPNLKYVGIELWQVKSGTLFDNIVITDEPEHAKQLAENTWGKNKDAEKAAFEEAEKKEAEETKDDPADSDAEDEDDDTEDAGEDSDAESKLEEAEEAVEEAAKHDEL